One window of the Megalops cyprinoides isolate fMegCyp1 chromosome 2, fMegCyp1.pri, whole genome shotgun sequence genome contains the following:
- the LOC118770749 gene encoding E3 ubiquitin/ISG15 ligase TRIM25-like, with the protein MAKSGMFLSKNQFSCAICLDVLKDPVTIPCGHSYCKGCIEGSWDQDDHIGVYSCPQCRETFTPRPVLGRNIILAAIVDKLKKMGLQADPPLHCYAGPGDVACDVCTKRKHKAIKSCLVCLASYCETHLQPHYESPPLKKHKLVQATRHLQEKICSRHDKLLDVYCRTEQQCICLLCTMDEHRGHDTVSAAAERTEKQKQLGETQKKAQQRIQEREKELQDLRQAVESLRRSAQAAVEDSERIFTELIRSIERRRSEMKELIRDQEKAAASQAEILLEQLEQEIAELKRKDAELEQLSHTEDHIHFLQGCNSLSDPPGHTDLHSITFKPHFSFEAVRKSVSVL; encoded by the exons ATGGCAAAATCTGGAATGTTCCTCAGTAAGAACCAGTTCAGCTGTGCAATCTGTCTGGATGTACTGAAGGATCCGGTGACTattccctgtggacacagttacTGTAAGGGCTGCATTGAGGGCAGCTGGGATCAGGATGATCATATTGGTGTctacagctgtccccagtgcagAGAGACCTTCACCCCAAGACCTGTTCTGGGCAGAAACATCATACTGGCTGCTATAGTGgacaaactgaagaaaatggGACTCCAAGCTGATCCCCCTCTTCACTGTTATGCTGGACCCGGAGATGTGGCGTGTGATGTCTGCACTAAGAGAAAGCACAAAGCCATCAAGTCCTGCCTCGTGTGTCTGGCCTCTTACTGTGAAACTCACCTCCAGCCTCACTATGAATCTCCTCCTCTTAAGAAGCACAAACTGGTCCAAGCCACTAGACACCTGCAGGAGAAGATCTGCTCTCGTCATGACAAACTGTTAGACGTTTACTGTCGTACTGAACAACAATGTATCTGTCTACTGTGTACGatggatgaacacagaggccatgatacagtctcagctgcagctgaaaggactgagaaacag AAGCAGCTTGGGGAAACACAGAAGAAAGCCCAGCAAagaatccaggagagagagaaggaactgcaggatctgagacaggctgtggagtcACTCAGG cgctctgcacaggcagcagtggaggacagtgagaggatctttactgagctgaTCCGCTCTATTGAAAGAAGGCGCTCTGAGATGAAagagctgatcagagatcaaGAGAAAGCTGCAGCCAGTCAGGCTGAAATACTCCTAGAGcaactggagcaggagattgcTGAGCTGAAGAGGAAAGAcgctgagctggagcagctttcacacacagaggatcacatccatttcctccag GGCTGTAattctctctctgaccctcctGGACATACAGACCTACACAGCATCACTTTCAAACCACACTTCTCTTTTGAGGCTGTGAGgaaatctgtctctgtgctg